Proteins encoded together in one Calonectris borealis chromosome W, bCalBor7.hap1.2, whole genome shotgun sequence window:
- the LOC142074830 gene encoding Krueppel-like factor 9 produces MSAVAYMDFVAAQCLVSISNRSAVPEAARLKVPGEEQVGKELCDPRDAWKDYCTLVTIAKSLLELNKYRPLPVPSVCSGNVESPDEDAGSDSDATTEPGSSPARNSAPVRSPHLRDAVPPKEKLTAEKRHKCLYSGCGKVYGKSSHLKAHYRVHTGERPFPCTWPGCLKKFSRSDELTRHYRTHTGEKQFRCPLCEKRFMRSDHLTKHARRHTEFHPSMIKRSKKSSSSSL; encoded by the exons ATGTCGGCCGTCGCCTACATGGACTTCGTGGCTGCCCAGTGCCTGGTGTCCATCTCCAACCGCTCTGCCGTGCCCGAGGCGGCACGGCTGAAAGTGCCGGGCGAGGAGCAGGTGGGAAAGGAGCTGTGCGACCCCCGTGACGCTTGGAAGGACTACTGCACCTTGGTGACCATCGCCAAGAGCCTCCTGGAGCTGAACAAGTACCGGCCCCTGCCCGTCCCCTCCGTCTGCAGCGGCAACGTGGAGAGCCCGGACGAGGACGCGGGCTCTGACAGTGACGCGACCACAGAGCCGGGGTCGAGCCCGGCACGCAACTCGGCGCCGGTGCGGTCCCCCCACCTGCGCGACGCTGTGCCCCCCAAGGAGAAGTTGACGGCTGAGAAGCGGCACAAGTGCCTCTACAGCGGCTGCGGCAAGGTCTACGGGAAGTCCTCCCACTTGAAAGCCCACTACCGAGTGCACACAG gcGAGCGACCATTCCCCTGCACGTGGCCTGGCTGCCTTAAAAAGTTCTCTCGCTCCGATGAGCTCACCCGGCACTACCGAACCCACACAGGCGAAAAACAGTTTCGGTGCCCCCTCTGTGAGAAGCGGTTCATGCGGAGCGACCACCTGACAAAGCATGCCCGGCGCCACACCGAGTTTCACCCCAGCATGATCAAGCGATCCAAAAagtccagctccagctccttgtGA